Proteins encoded in a region of the Chryseobacterium piperi genome:
- a CDS encoding SRPBCC family protein — protein MKILKWIIIVLASILIIWLVAAALVSGEFKYEKSISINAPAEKVWQNTNTLKAMDQWSPWNDIDLKMRKDWSGTTGQPGEKMCWESKNDNAGKGCQEVKKVDTAGKRIDTSIQFLAPYQSSADTYVTVIPEAGGSKATWGFVSQIPYPFTLMKLFMNMDGAIGKDYQKGLSRLKEISEKP, from the coding sequence ATGAAAATTTTAAAATGGATCATCATTGTATTGGCATCAATACTGATCATCTGGCTTGTGGCTGCGGCTCTTGTTTCAGGAGAATTCAAATATGAAAAATCAATTTCAATAAATGCCCCGGCTGAAAAAGTATGGCAAAATACCAATACTCTGAAAGCTATGGATCAATGGAGCCCATGGAATGATATTGATTTGAAAATGCGAAAAGACTGGAGTGGAACTACCGGGCAACCAGGTGAGAAAATGTGTTGGGAAAGTAAAAACGATAATGCCGGAAAAGGCTGCCAGGAAGTGAAAAAGGTAGATACTGCCGGTAAAAGAATAGATACTTCTATCCAGTTTCTGGCTCCCTATCAGAGCAGTGCGGATACGTATGTTACCGTTATTCCGGAGGCGGGTGGAAGTAAAGCTACCTGGGGATTCGTTTCACAGATTCCATATCCTTTTACTTTGATGAAATTATTTATGAATATGGATGGAGCGATCGGAAAAGACTATCAGAAAGGACTTTCAAGATTAAAAGAAATCTCTGAAAAACCTTAA
- a CDS encoding VOC family protein codes for MASVNVYLTFNGNCREAFDFYKSVFGGEYPYIGTFGEMPPIEGKETPEEDKDKIMHVSLPISKETILMGSDTGGEWASHFKMGNNISISINAESKEEADRLFNGLSQGGQITMPMEDTFWGAYFGMFTDQFGINWMVNYDDPAKTQVHP; via the coding sequence ATGGCATCAGTAAACGTTTATCTGACATTCAACGGAAACTGCAGAGAAGCATTTGACTTCTACAAATCTGTTTTTGGAGGCGAATATCCGTATATCGGGACTTTTGGAGAAATGCCTCCAATAGAAGGAAAAGAAACTCCTGAAGAAGACAAAGATAAGATTATGCATGTTTCCCTTCCGATTTCCAAAGAAACAATACTTATGGGAAGTGATACGGGAGGAGAATGGGCCTCCCACTTTAAGATGGGAAATAATATTTCCATTTCTATTAATGCCGAATCTAAAGAAGAAGCAGATCGCTTATTCAATGGGCTTTCCCAAGGAGGGCAGATCACAATGCCGATGGAAGATACTTTCTGGGGTGCTTATTTTGGGATGTTTACAGATCAGTTCGGAATCAATTGGATGGTAAATTATGATGATCCGGCTAAAACCCAGGTTCATCCATAA
- a CDS encoding DUF1398 domain-containing protein, with protein sequence MKFKITDIAAEHAKVKSGADFPEYIHAIKKKGVSFYKVYVKDGDTEYFDDENQSIHTGSKYDSLAISEPLNLENFKSRLKLHQQGETDYLTFCKDCADHGIKGWKMDLSKMICIYFDQAENEVLAERIPSLSIN encoded by the coding sequence ATGAAATTTAAGATAACCGATATCGCAGCAGAGCACGCAAAAGTAAAAAGCGGTGCAGACTTTCCAGAATATATTCATGCTATTAAAAAGAAAGGAGTCTCCTTTTATAAAGTGTATGTAAAGGATGGAGATACAGAATATTTCGATGATGAAAACCAATCCATTCATACCGGGAGTAAATACGATTCTCTCGCTATATCAGAACCATTAAATTTAGAAAACTTTAAATCAAGATTAAAATTACACCAGCAAGGTGAAACAGATTATCTTACATTCTGTAAAGATTGTGCTGATCATGGAATCAAAGGCTGGAAAATGGATCTGAGTAAAATGATCTGCATTTATTTTGATCAGGCTGAAAATGAAGTTTTAGCAGAGAGGATTCCATCTCTTTCAATTAATTAA
- a CDS encoding DoxX family protein: MILKIVSIALILVAVYMGFKQGWAMISGKAEMLQMLGKLGMSASAVMILGVITLLSAVMILIPQTFVWGNFIMAGTILLIMCLELFHGDIKGALIEFPFIILNLIIIYLNYPFKFS, translated from the coding sequence ATGATTTTGAAAATAGTAAGTATTGCATTAATTTTAGTTGCAGTATATATGGGCTTTAAACAAGGCTGGGCAATGATCTCGGGAAAAGCCGAAATGTTGCAGATGCTTGGAAAGCTGGGAATGAGTGCCAGTGCAGTCATGATTTTAGGCGTTATAACCTTATTAAGTGCAGTAATGATTCTGATCCCGCAAACCTTTGTCTGGGGGAATTTTATAATGGCAGGAACGATTCTGTTGATTATGTGCCTTGAACTCTTCCATGGAGATATAAAAGGAGCATTGATTGAATTTCCTTTCATTATTTTGAACCTGATTATTATTTATTTAAATTACCCTTTCAAATTTTCATGA
- a CDS encoding nuclear transport factor 2-like protein, translated as MKKILYIPLLFLMCSACAQEKGAKKTIQTQQLTKNNMDLTKLNETVRKAFEAWQNGNAQAFTSFFTEDAKLYDDGNPRDFKKFVKDACGHEKFTSIDKVEDEGKAIYGQFHTESWGDFKTYFKFKLNTEGKFDTLEIGQAN; from the coding sequence ATGAAAAAAATTCTTTACATACCGCTGTTATTTCTGATGTGTTCAGCATGTGCACAAGAAAAGGGAGCAAAAAAGACAATTCAAACTCAACAACTAACGAAAAATAATATGGACTTAACCAAGCTAAATGAAACAGTAAGAAAAGCTTTTGAAGCATGGCAAAATGGAAATGCACAGGCTTTTACTTCTTTCTTTACGGAAGATGCAAAATTATATGATGACGGAAACCCAAGGGACTTTAAGAAATTTGTGAAAGACGCTTGTGGTCATGAAAAATTCACAAGCATAGATAAAGTGGAAGATGAAGGCAAAGCCATCTATGGACAATTTCATACGGAGAGCTGGGGAGACTTTAAAACCTATTTTAAGTTTAAGCTGAATACAGAAGGGAAATTTGATACCCTGGAAATAGGACAAGCTAACTAA
- a CDS encoding DUF2490 domain-containing protein, which yields MRIARSLALVIFTLATTFSFAQKNDLGAWYMYFGNNKINKKWNWHNEIQYRNYDAIGDLEQLLIRTGIGYDLSENNNNVLLGYGFVLSQPYVNGEKKENIEHRIFQQFITKQQLGRFNLQHRYRLEERFLEDDFRMRFRYFLGLNIPINNKEMLPKTFYASVYNEVFLHFNGPVFDRNRVYGALGYVISKNLRIEAGYMNQLQENKNRGQIQIGFYNNIPFNRK from the coding sequence ATGAGGATTGCAAGGTCATTGGCTTTGGTTATTTTTACTTTGGCAACAACATTTTCGTTCGCGCAGAAAAATGATTTAGGAGCCTGGTATATGTATTTTGGAAATAATAAAATTAATAAAAAATGGAACTGGCATAATGAAATTCAGTATCGTAATTATGATGCAATAGGAGATCTGGAACAGCTTTTAATCAGAACAGGGATTGGGTATGATCTTTCTGAAAATAATAATAATGTATTGCTGGGATATGGTTTTGTTTTAAGCCAGCCTTATGTGAATGGTGAAAAGAAGGAAAATATTGAACATCGTATTTTCCAGCAGTTTATTACCAAGCAACAGTTGGGTAGATTCAACCTCCAGCATCGTTATCGTTTGGAAGAACGTTTTCTGGAAGATGACTTTAGAATGAGGTTCCGTTATTTCCTGGGACTTAATATTCCGATCAATAATAAGGAGATGCTTCCGAAAACCTTTTATGCTTCAGTATATAATGAAGTTTTTCTACATTTTAACGGTCCTGTATTTGACAGAAACCGGGTATATGGTGCATTAGGATATGTGATCAGTAAAAATCTGAGAATAGAAGCCGGATATATGAATCAGCTTCAGGAAAATAAGAACAGAGGACAGATCCAGATCGGATTTTATAACAATATCCCTTTTAACAGAAAGTAA
- a CDS encoding bestrophin family protein translates to MHSGKRFGVREFAMWTRRSIYVLTILAAIPTALYCLGWTFVSFPWQPIAIMGTAVAFIVGFKNNASYSRLWEARQIYGSIINNSRSFGYILRDSLSEKNPEKVKEMFLRHYAWLTALRFQLREPRAWEHMNTVQFDEYSKKYDIPERLSKLDEELKNYISDQELQYIMSKKNRATQLTATQSKELSEAYARGEINDFQWTQINQQLVKFTDDQGKAERIKNFPYPRNFLSITTYLLLLFIVFVPFGLLKEFDKLGEGTLLEGYTIWFNIPFSLLVTWCFHTLDSVGEASVNPFEGSPNDVPITQISRTIEIDMRDMLDENNLPSAITPKNNIVL, encoded by the coding sequence ATGCACTCAGGAAAAAGATTTGGTGTTCGCGAATTTGCGATGTGGACCAGAAGAAGTATTTATGTCTTAACAATTTTAGCTGCGATTCCTACAGCATTGTATTGCCTGGGATGGACTTTCGTTTCGTTTCCATGGCAGCCGATAGCGATTATGGGAACAGCAGTTGCATTCATCGTAGGGTTCAAAAATAATGCGAGCTATAGCAGACTTTGGGAGGCAAGACAGATTTATGGCTCGATTATTAATAACAGCCGTAGTTTTGGATACATTTTGAGAGATTCGCTTTCGGAAAAAAATCCAGAAAAAGTTAAAGAAATGTTTCTGCGTCATTATGCCTGGCTGACAGCACTTCGTTTTCAGCTGCGTGAGCCCAGAGCCTGGGAACATATGAATACGGTACAATTTGATGAATACTCAAAAAAATATGATATTCCGGAACGTCTTTCAAAACTGGACGAAGAGCTGAAAAACTATATTTCAGATCAGGAGCTTCAATATATTATGAGCAAGAAAAACAGAGCAACTCAATTGACGGCAACCCAAAGCAAGGAATTGTCGGAAGCTTATGCAAGAGGAGAAATTAATGATTTCCAATGGACGCAGATTAACCAGCAATTGGTGAAGTTTACAGACGATCAGGGAAAGGCGGAGCGAATTAAAAACTTTCCTTATCCAAGGAATTTTTTATCGATTACGACCTATCTTTTGCTACTGTTTATTGTCTTTGTTCCTTTTGGATTACTAAAAGAATTTGACAAATTGGGAGAAGGAACACTATTGGAAGGATATACCATATGGTTCAATATTCCGTTCTCACTATTAGTAACGTGGTGCTTTCATACCTTAGACAGTGTAGGGGAGGCTTCAGTCAATCCTTTTGAGGGTAGTCCAAATGATGTTCCTATAACACAGATAAGCCGTACGATTGAGATTGATATGAGAGATATGCTGGATGAAAATAATTTACCATCAGCCATTACACCTAAGAATAATATCGTTCTTTAA
- a CDS encoding Na+/H+ antiporter, whose protein sequence is MIHNYVIISITVLLSVMILVMIGQKLKVAYPIFLVIAGLLISFIPGMPRVEIEPDLVFLIFLPPILFEAAWFTSWQDFHKWRKQIFSMAFGLVFLTSIVVAYLSSSIIPGLTVAMGFLLGGVNSPPDAVAATSVLKHMKIPKKITSILEGESLINDASSLIVFKFALAAVISGQFIFRDAVQDFFIMAIGGIAIGIAIGFLFGALLRIIPSNSNIDTIITLIVPYIMYVGAEHFHFSGVLSVVAGGLLMSYNSHCYLSHTSRIQSGNVWSVLIFLMNTIIFILIGLELPVVVSAMKEYTISEGIFYSIVIGGAIILTRIIYSYALMYFPRLCSKELRLKVPKPDWREPFIISFAAMRGVVSLAAALSIPAFLPNGEAFPHRNIILFVTFVIILITLVGQGLLLSPILKLLKINDAGSEIPEEKQEIILMRKLKETALHKLDSDFSELAEKNSMVGYQKHKLENDVMMMTDKAQCMASTGDYARVMSENKEVLRQIIQAQRNELHRMKREKIFDDHVMRTIEMQLDFDEAKITGFTHG, encoded by the coding sequence ATGATTCACAATTACGTCATAATATCCATCACTGTATTATTATCTGTGATGATATTGGTCATGATCGGGCAGAAATTGAAGGTAGCTTATCCTATATTTCTCGTGATCGCAGGATTATTGATCAGTTTTATTCCGGGAATGCCCAGGGTTGAAATAGAACCCGATCTGGTATTTCTTATTTTTCTTCCACCTATTTTATTTGAAGCAGCCTGGTTTACCTCCTGGCAGGATTTTCATAAGTGGAGAAAACAGATCTTTTCAATGGCTTTCGGGCTGGTATTTCTTACCTCAATCGTCGTAGCTTATCTTTCGTCATCCATTATTCCGGGACTTACTGTGGCAATGGGATTTTTATTGGGAGGTGTGAATTCTCCTCCGGATGCGGTTGCGGCTACTTCCGTACTGAAACACATGAAAATTCCAAAGAAAATAACAAGTATTCTCGAAGGAGAAAGTCTGATTAACGATGCTTCGAGTTTGATTGTATTTAAATTTGCCCTGGCTGCAGTTATTTCAGGACAGTTTATTTTCAGGGATGCAGTGCAGGATTTCTTTATCATGGCTATTGGAGGCATTGCTATTGGGATTGCTATAGGATTTTTGTTTGGTGCATTACTCCGTATTATTCCATCCAATTCTAATATAGATACCATTATTACCCTTATCGTTCCTTATATTATGTACGTAGGAGCAGAGCATTTTCATTTCTCAGGAGTATTATCGGTAGTAGCCGGAGGATTGCTGATGTCATACAATTCCCATTGCTATTTAAGCCATACGTCAAGGATTCAGTCGGGGAATGTATGGAGCGTTTTGATCTTTTTGATGAATACAATCATTTTTATCCTTATTGGTCTTGAGCTGCCTGTTGTGGTTAGTGCAATGAAAGAATATACCATTTCAGAAGGTATTTTTTATAGTATTGTGATTGGCGGGGCCATTATTCTGACAAGAATTATCTACAGTTACGCTTTAATGTATTTTCCAAGACTGTGCTCAAAAGAGTTGAGATTAAAAGTGCCTAAACCGGACTGGAGAGAACCTTTCATCATCAGTTTTGCTGCTATGAGGGGAGTGGTCTCATTAGCTGCTGCATTATCTATTCCTGCATTTTTACCGAATGGGGAAGCGTTTCCACATCGTAATATTATTTTATTTGTAACTTTCGTCATTATTTTGATTACGTTAGTAGGACAGGGACTATTGTTGTCTCCCATTTTAAAATTACTGAAAATCAATGATGCCGGAAGTGAAATACCGGAAGAAAAGCAGGAAATCATCTTAATGAGAAAGCTAAAAGAAACGGCTTTACATAAATTAGATTCCGATTTTTCAGAACTGGCAGAAAAGAACAGTATGGTGGGTTATCAAAAACATAAACTGGAAAATGATGTGATGATGATGACGGATAAAGCTCAGTGTATGGCCTCCACGGGAGATTATGCGAGAGTAATGAGCGAAAACAAAGAAGTACTTCGACAGATTATCCAGGCACAGCGTAACGAACTTCATCGGATGAAACGTGAAAAGATATTTGATGATCATGTTATGAGAACCATTGAAATGCAGCTGGATTTTGATGAAGCTAAAATCACAGGATTTACCCATGGGTAA
- a CDS encoding SRPBCC family protein — MNTPIIIQKKVEAPIDEVWEALTDKEKMKSWYFDVPDFELNTGKQFNFYEPGEEKKYHHQGNILDFVPNEVLKHTWCYPELSDKETIVTWELQPDGNGTLVKLIHENVDNFKALGDSFSRQSFTEGWNGIIGQSLKSYLE, encoded by the coding sequence ATGAATACTCCAATTATTATTCAAAAAAAGGTAGAAGCCCCGATCGATGAGGTTTGGGAAGCCCTTACTGACAAAGAAAAAATGAAATCATGGTATTTTGATGTACCCGATTTTGAATTAAATACGGGAAAACAGTTTAATTTCTATGAACCGGGAGAAGAAAAGAAATACCACCATCAGGGAAATATTTTGGACTTTGTTCCTAATGAAGTACTGAAGCATACGTGGTGCTATCCGGAACTATCAGATAAAGAAACTATTGTTACATGGGAACTTCAGCCAGACGGTAATGGAACACTGGTTAAGCTAATTCACGAAAATGTAGATAATTTCAAAGCTCTCGGCGATAGCTTTTCAAGACAAAGTTTTACAGAAGGCTGGAATGGAATTATAGGACAGAGTCTGAAATCTTATCTGGAATAA
- a CDS encoding VOC family protein: MRPVLWTENLDDTIGFYIHTLGFSLLERNEEWQWASIQKDGVYIMLSKPNEHEKFNGIAFTGSFYFNVDHVDELWEELKGKTEICYEIETFDWEMREFAIYDNNGYILQFGQPAGEISTAE, translated from the coding sequence TTGCGTCCAGTATTGTGGACAGAAAATCTTGATGATACCATTGGTTTCTATATTCATACTTTGGGTTTTAGCCTGCTGGAGAGAAATGAAGAGTGGCAGTGGGCTTCTATTCAAAAAGATGGAGTTTATATAATGCTTTCAAAGCCTAATGAACATGAGAAATTTAATGGGATAGCTTTTACAGGGTCATTTTACTTTAATGTAGATCATGTCGATGAGCTTTGGGAAGAACTTAAGGGTAAAACAGAAATCTGTTATGAAATAGAAACATTCGACTGGGAAATGAGAGAGTTTGCCATCTATGATAACAATGGCTATATATTACAATTTGGTCAACCTGCGGGTGAAATTAGTACAGCGGAATAA
- a CDS encoding glutaminyl-peptide cyclotransferase: MRKNIIVGFAAILMLASCNNDKKVLNSLNDYNNSMESKGYHFGDKLALPKEVADNAESVTISFGDKETSNLVIDPKFFTLGDNAVTFNIKTKGGQTLNQDATINVFAKNPEKNIPYQIVAEYPHNPANFVQGFQIEGNTIYESDGQNGSSQILKYTLGTTTPLVSTKQAQEDFSEGSTIVGDKVYQLTWQSKKGYIYDKNSLKLLSEFAYPNVLGEGWGLTYDGKNLIASDGSKLLYFLDPKDPSKLVRYIAVAGSAQAYDQLNELEYHNGFIYANVWQKPIILKINPANGEVVGTFDFTDIAKQNTKGSDDVLNGIAFKGDNMLVTGKNWSKIYEVAIK; the protein is encoded by the coding sequence ATGAGAAAAAATATAATAGTCGGTTTTGCGGCGATTTTGATGTTGGCGTCTTGTAATAATGATAAAAAGGTATTGAATAGTTTAAATGATTACAACAATTCAATGGAAAGTAAAGGCTATCATTTTGGGGATAAGCTGGCACTTCCCAAAGAAGTGGCTGACAATGCAGAAAGTGTTACCATCAGTTTTGGAGATAAGGAAACTTCCAATCTGGTCATTGATCCTAAATTCTTCACATTAGGAGATAATGCGGTAACTTTTAATATTAAAACAAAAGGTGGGCAGACATTGAATCAAGATGCAACGATTAATGTTTTTGCTAAAAATCCTGAAAAAAATATTCCTTACCAGATTGTAGCGGAATATCCTCATAACCCTGCCAATTTTGTTCAGGGATTCCAGATAGAAGGTAACACAATATATGAAAGTGACGGGCAAAACGGTTCTTCTCAGATATTGAAATATACTTTAGGTACTACAACTCCTCTTGTATCGACAAAACAGGCGCAGGAAGATTTTTCTGAAGGAAGTACAATTGTTGGAGATAAAGTATACCAACTCACATGGCAGAGCAAAAAAGGGTATATCTATGATAAGAACTCTTTGAAATTATTGTCCGAGTTTGCTTATCCTAATGTATTAGGAGAAGGATGGGGATTAACCTATGATGGGAAAAACCTGATTGCATCCGACGGAAGTAAACTTTTATATTTCCTGGATCCGAAAGATCCTTCAAAATTAGTAAGATATATTGCTGTGGCAGGAAGTGCTCAGGCATATGATCAGCTGAACGAGCTTGAATATCATAACGGATTTATCTATGCGAATGTTTGGCAGAAACCTATCATCTTAAAAATCAATCCTGCTAACGGAGAAGTGGTGGGAACATTTGATTTTACAGATATTGCCAAGCAAAATACCAAAGGGAGTGATGATGTGTTAAACGGAATAGCTTTCAAAGGAGATAATATGTTGGTGACAGGAAAAAACTGGTCTAAAATCTATGAAGTTGCTATTAAATAA
- a CDS encoding glutaminyl-peptide cyclotransferase, translating into MKVNLIATFVLALVLTSCKNDRKILNALNDYNNSMESKGYHFGDMVVLPKDVADKAESITISFGDSETSNLMIDPKFFRLGDNDVTFVVKTKDGETLHQDATINVFAKNPEKQISYEIKAEYPHDPNNFIEGFTLEGNTVYESVGLTNSSKIVKYLLGATEPILSVKQSGDIFSEGCAIVGDKIYQLTYQNRKGFIYDKNTLTLLSEFPLPDVIKEGWGLTYDGKNLIATDGSKNLYYLDVNDPSKVLKTLPVAGSSEVYDQLNELEYHDGFIYANVWHKPIILKINPLNGEVVGKFDFTKLTEENSQNNSEYVLNGIAFRGENMLVTGKNWNKIYEVAIK; encoded by the coding sequence TTGAAAGTAAACCTGATAGCAACATTTGTATTGGCTTTAGTATTAACCTCCTGTAAGAATGACAGGAAAATTCTGAATGCTTTAAATGACTATAATAATTCAATGGAAAGTAAAGGCTATCATTTTGGTGATATGGTGGTACTTCCCAAGGATGTTGCGGATAAGGCGGAAAGTATTACCATCAGCTTTGGAGATAGTGAAACTTCAAATTTAATGATTGATCCCAAGTTTTTTAGATTAGGAGATAATGATGTTACTTTTGTAGTTAAAACTAAAGATGGTGAAACCTTACATCAGGATGCCACAATCAATGTTTTTGCTAAAAATCCTGAGAAACAAATTTCCTATGAAATTAAGGCTGAATATCCCCATGATCCCAATAATTTTATTGAGGGATTTACACTTGAAGGAAATACCGTCTATGAAAGTGTTGGGCTTACCAATTCTTCTAAAATTGTAAAATACTTATTGGGAGCAACAGAACCTATTCTGTCTGTAAAACAATCTGGTGATATTTTTTCTGAGGGCTGTGCTATCGTGGGGGATAAAATATACCAGTTAACCTATCAAAACAGAAAAGGCTTTATATACGATAAAAATACATTGACTCTGCTTTCTGAATTTCCATTACCTGATGTAATTAAAGAGGGTTGGGGGCTGACCTATGATGGGAAAAATCTTATCGCTACAGATGGCTCAAAAAACCTGTACTATCTTGATGTTAATGATCCTTCTAAAGTACTTAAGACTCTACCCGTAGCTGGTAGTTCTGAAGTTTATGATCAACTTAATGAATTAGAATATCATGATGGATTTATTTATGCTAATGTGTGGCATAAGCCTATTATTTTAAAAATTAATCCGTTGAATGGCGAAGTTGTAGGTAAGTTTGATTTCACTAAGCTTACAGAGGAAAACTCTCAGAATAACAGTGAGTATGTTTTGAATGGCATTGCGTTTAGAGGAGAGAACATGTTGGTGACTGGAAAAAACTGGAATAAGATTTATGAAGTTGCTATTAAGTAA
- a CDS encoding deoxynucleoside kinase codes for MHIAVTGNIGAGKTTLTTMLSKHYGWDAQFEDVDHNPYLEDFYADMSKWSFALQIYFLGSRFQQVKEIRESGKNIIQDRTIYEDAHIFAENLNDMNLLSDRDFNNYTAVFNLMKSFVSAPDLLIYLKSDVPNLVKKIYKRGREYEASISIEYLSKLNQKYEKWISNYTEGKLLIIEVDDLDFVEKPEDFGFILEKIEAELNGLF; via the coding sequence ATGCACATTGCGGTTACAGGAAATATTGGAGCAGGAAAGACTACTTTAACTACTATGCTTTCGAAGCACTACGGATGGGATGCTCAGTTTGAGGATGTAGATCACAATCCTTACTTGGAAGATTTTTATGCAGATATGAGCAAATGGAGTTTTGCGTTACAGATCTATTTTCTGGGGAGTAGATTTCAACAGGTAAAGGAAATCAGGGAGAGTGGTAAAAATATTATTCAGGATCGTACGATTTATGAAGATGCCCATATTTTTGCAGAAAACCTGAATGATATGAACTTGCTTTCGGACAGGGATTTTAACAATTATACTGCGGTTTTTAATCTGATGAAATCATTTGTTTCAGCTCCGGATTTACTGATCTATCTTAAATCAGATGTTCCTAATCTGGTTAAAAAGATCTACAAAAGAGGACGGGAATATGAAGCGTCCATCAGTATTGAATATCTCTCCAAACTCAACCAGAAGTATGAAAAGTGGATTTCCAATTATACTGAAGGGAAGTTGTTGATTATTGAAGTGGATGATCTTGATTTCGTGGAAAAACCTGAGGATTTTGGATTTATTCTTGAAAAGATCGAAGCAGAGCTTAACGGATTGTTCTAA
- a CDS encoding ArsC/Spx/MgsR family protein yields the protein MLVKVLHNGSCSKSNAVLEYLDENGVPFEIINIVEDPLSILEIRTVLKKLNQSVFHLIRKTEKLYLEKFAGKNYSEDEWIEILSQNPSLIQRPILIKGSVAMLGRPIENVKFFIEK from the coding sequence ATGCTAGTGAAGGTTTTACATAATGGAAGTTGTTCAAAATCCAATGCTGTTCTTGAGTATCTGGATGAAAATGGAGTGCCTTTTGAGATCATCAATATAGTTGAAGACCCATTGAGTATTTTAGAAATAAGAACGGTATTGAAAAAACTGAATCAAAGTGTTTTTCATTTGATTAGAAAAACGGAAAAGCTTTATTTGGAAAAGTTTGCAGGTAAGAATTATTCAGAAGATGAATGGATAGAAATTTTGTCTCAGAATCCTTCTCTGATTCAACGTCCTATTCTGATTAAAGGATCGGTTGCCATGTTAGGCAGACCTATTGAAAATGTGAAGTTTTTTATTGAGAAATAA
- a CDS encoding DUF493 family protein, producing MDIIQGNQHASPEEFYNSLKEKLEGHHDFPEDYLFKFIIPTDKSKLTEIYKVFDGIKFTLGNRESKNGKYTACNINAFVLDADQVVTIYKEVAKIEGVILL from the coding sequence ATGGATATCATTCAAGGAAATCAACACGCAAGTCCTGAAGAGTTTTACAATTCTTTAAAGGAAAAACTAGAAGGTCACCATGACTTTCCGGAGGATTATTTATTTAAATTTATAATTCCTACAGATAAATCAAAGCTTACAGAAATATACAAAGTATTTGACGGGATCAAATTCACACTGGGAAACCGGGAAAGTAAGAATGGAAAATATACCGCGTGTAATATCAATGCATTTGTATTGGATGCGGATCAGGTGGTTACTATTTATAAAGAAGTTGCCAAAATAGAAGGAGTAATCCTTCTGTAA
- a CDS encoding DUF4197 family protein: MKKYIIAAALLVGTVTVITTSINSCTTLATTDLGVSVIKRFLLNGIDKGMAVYGNKSAFLQNNLVDKALPKELREINTMLEKVAPSLVAKEREYIAEAASYTVNISRPILQNAVSSLNTQDVSRIIQGPKGTATLILKEKTSQQLVAAITPKVDEQLNQYGIVKTINTALAGSNFLGNLLGGSNNTVNAGGLSRLASEQLVDGIFNIIEDYEVQNSKALLGPLGK, translated from the coding sequence ATGAAAAAATATATCATAGCCGCAGCTTTATTGGTAGGAACTGTTACCGTGATCACAACTTCTATCAATTCATGCACGACGTTAGCAACCACTGATTTGGGTGTATCCGTAATCAAAAGGTTTCTATTAAATGGCATTGATAAAGGAATGGCGGTTTATGGAAATAAAAGTGCCTTCCTTCAAAATAATTTAGTGGATAAGGCATTGCCTAAAGAGCTGAGAGAAATCAATACCATGCTGGAAAAAGTAGCTCCTTCATTAGTTGCTAAAGAAAGGGAGTATATTGCAGAAGCAGCTTCTTATACGGTAAATATTTCAAGACCGATCTTACAAAATGCAGTAAGCAGCTTAAATACACAGGATGTATCAAGAATCATTCAGGGGCCGAAAGGAACAGCTACCCTTATTTTAAAGGAAAAAACCTCTCAACAACTGGTAGCAGCTATTACACCGAAGGTAGATGAACAGCTCAATCAATATGGTATCGTTAAAACCATCAATACAGCTTTAGCAGGAAGCAATTTCTTAGGAAATTTATTGGGCGGAAGTAACAATACCGTTAATGCAGGCGGACTCAGCAGATTAGCTTCTGAACAACTTGTTGACGGAATCTTCAATATTATTGAGGATTATGAAGTACAAAATTCAAAGGCGCTATTGGGACCTCTTGGAAAATAG